From a single Spongiibacter taiwanensis genomic region:
- a CDS encoding ATP-binding protein has translation MSKASRIHHNLHGEACQRLANINRAERVVLGLILFAVIAGSIFIDHLVRQDHVKQLRLSVANEVSVLRAQLAGNIQSNVHLLWGMIGAIQHDPNLDQEAFAKLAAPLFTSENQLRSIGGSRDLILRYIYPVKGNERALGLNFRDKPEQLVDVMRAHQSGRISISPPLKLVQGGTGMIARIPVYISDDNGSTLWGTLSAVLDIDKLFSASGLQPRQSDLQVAIQRITDEGDSVVFYGDAALFDSERAAVIDQVRLSHETWKLAAVPNGGWHYDPAAVWAIRLTLLAASLLIVVPVVMVARLTRRQREEDLLHKGLFENAPIGIVLTKLETGKPYRWNKSAEAMTGYSTEELASLTTDDLIPRDRVAEIATINRMIKDAGHFGPIEYELLRKGGKHLPIVVSGVLVQDNQGSLYSCSMIEDISARKAAEKALLDQQNMLEAMSEQARIGAWEYTPATDTLYWSSMARKIFDEAPSVMPSLEVGFSHFQHLEDRQKIQAMLERSIENGTPFHAEALIRTAQGRDLWVKVTGRAEFVDGTCRRVYGSLQDIDARKRSDRELLWAKEQAEAATRAKGDFLATMSHEIRTPMNGLLGMLGMLEKAPLRQEHAHQLKIAKSSANSLLSLINDILDFSRVDAGKLELEQRDFDLRRALDERCEAMAIMAQDKGLDLVTDFHAIDVDLVHGDVNRVLQVVSNLLTNAIKFTHEGEILIQGSLVDDSKHHIFTCSVTDSGPGVPADKISQLFQPFTQVDASTTRRYGGTGLGLAICKNLCRVMGGDIRANSVVGKGSCFSFHLRLQKSEKAQPLMPTLAGPPLSVVMACRGQAQHIAAKHQLHDWGVDFQAMELRELEFRLRELQRDKSAPACHLLIMDFVGENQQRNIADIRHTGALRNIPIVALTDIRSNARASCMNTGFDLVMSRPLTGDNWSTLLALAEEFANDPNQRCSLPSQELRALEQPTDVTVWPSHARVLVAEDNAVNQEVMTCLLQDMGLAVDIVSDGRQAIRALEKASNEQPYSLILMDCQMPVMDGYRASAAIRHGLAGERYRDIPIIAVTANAMQSDPEKCVQAGMTDYISKPVDPKELRSRLQQWLTHETEEQEPSQRPAAEDGINTVWKRDVALENVLGQEATLRKLVDLLLQRLPDLEDKLMQAFADGDREQVQFFAHSIKGSAGQLHCPKLFEAAADIEQMAGKNKLDAAADLQDYLSDCCHELLEVLRKEVASGNAESDSKTG, from the coding sequence ATGAGCAAAGCGAGCAGAATCCACCACAATTTGCACGGTGAGGCCTGTCAACGGCTGGCCAATATCAACCGGGCAGAGAGAGTGGTTCTAGGATTAATTCTGTTTGCGGTGATTGCCGGCAGTATTTTTATCGATCACCTCGTGCGCCAGGACCACGTCAAACAACTTCGGCTCAGTGTCGCCAACGAAGTCAGTGTGCTGCGAGCCCAACTCGCGGGCAACATCCAAAGTAACGTGCATCTGCTGTGGGGCATGATTGGCGCCATCCAGCACGACCCCAACCTGGACCAGGAAGCCTTCGCCAAGCTGGCCGCTCCCCTGTTTACCAGCGAGAACCAACTGCGCAGCATCGGCGGCTCTCGAGATTTGATCCTGCGCTACATTTATCCGGTAAAGGGTAACGAGCGCGCCCTCGGGCTGAATTTTCGCGACAAGCCAGAGCAGCTCGTTGATGTCATGCGCGCCCACCAATCCGGCAGAATTTCCATTTCTCCCCCGCTTAAGTTGGTGCAAGGCGGCACCGGCATGATCGCCCGCATTCCGGTCTATATTAGCGATGACAACGGCAGCACTCTTTGGGGAACACTGTCTGCGGTGCTGGATATCGACAAACTATTTAGCGCCAGCGGCCTGCAGCCCCGGCAATCCGACCTGCAAGTCGCAATACAACGCATCACCGACGAAGGCGACAGCGTGGTCTTTTACGGTGATGCTGCGCTTTTCGATAGCGAGCGCGCGGCCGTCATCGACCAGGTCCGGCTGAGCCATGAAACCTGGAAACTGGCCGCCGTACCCAATGGCGGATGGCACTACGACCCCGCTGCGGTATGGGCCATCCGCCTCACCCTGCTCGCCGCCAGCCTGCTAATTGTGGTTCCGGTAGTGATGGTCGCCAGGCTGACCCGCCGGCAACGGGAAGAAGACCTGCTGCACAAAGGCTTGTTTGAAAACGCGCCCATCGGCATCGTATTGACCAAACTGGAGACGGGCAAGCCCTACCGCTGGAACAAGTCGGCGGAGGCCATGACCGGCTACAGCACCGAGGAGCTGGCCAGTCTCACCACCGATGACCTCATTCCCCGCGACCGCGTTGCCGAAATTGCCACCATCAACCGGATGATAAAAGATGCCGGGCATTTCGGCCCAATCGAGTATGAGCTGCTGCGTAAGGGCGGCAAGCACCTACCCATTGTGGTCAGCGGCGTACTCGTTCAAGACAACCAGGGCAGCTTGTACTCCTGCTCGATGATAGAGGACATCAGCGCCCGCAAAGCAGCAGAAAAGGCCCTGCTCGATCAGCAAAACATGCTGGAGGCCATGAGCGAGCAGGCCCGTATCGGTGCCTGGGAATATACCCCGGCCACCGACACCCTGTATTGGTCGAGCATGGCCAGAAAAATCTTTGACGAAGCGCCATCGGTAATGCCTTCCCTCGAGGTGGGCTTTAGCCATTTTCAGCACCTGGAGGACCGGCAAAAAATTCAGGCAATGTTGGAGCGCTCCATCGAAAACGGCACCCCCTTTCATGCCGAGGCGTTAATCCGGACCGCTCAGGGACGTGATCTCTGGGTGAAAGTCACCGGCCGGGCAGAGTTCGTTGACGGCACTTGCCGACGGGTTTATGGCTCACTCCAAGACATCGACGCCCGCAAACGCAGCGACCGTGAGCTGCTCTGGGCCAAGGAACAGGCCGAGGCGGCCACCCGCGCCAAAGGCGACTTCCTGGCGACCATGAGTCATGAAATCCGTACCCCCATGAACGGCCTGCTGGGGATGCTCGGCATGCTGGAAAAAGCCCCCCTGCGCCAGGAGCATGCCCACCAACTCAAAATCGCCAAATCGAGTGCCAACAGCCTGCTCAGCCTGATCAACGACATTTTGGATTTCTCCCGGGTGGATGCTGGCAAGCTGGAGCTGGAGCAACGCGACTTTGACTTGCGCCGGGCACTGGATGAGCGCTGTGAGGCAATGGCGATCATGGCCCAGGACAAGGGCCTGGACCTGGTCACCGACTTTCACGCCATCGATGTCGACCTGGTACACGGCGACGTCAATCGGGTACTACAAGTGGTGAGCAACCTGCTGACCAATGCCATCAAATTCACCCACGAAGGCGAAATTCTTATTCAGGGAAGCCTGGTAGACGACAGCAAACACCATATTTTTACCTGCTCGGTTACCGACTCCGGCCCCGGCGTCCCCGCCGATAAAATCAGCCAACTCTTCCAGCCCTTTACCCAGGTGGACGCCAGCACCACCCGTCGTTACGGCGGCACGGGCCTCGGCCTGGCCATCTGCAAAAACCTGTGCCGGGTGATGGGCGGCGATATTCGCGCCAATAGCGTGGTCGGCAAGGGCAGCTGTTTCAGCTTCCACCTGCGCCTGCAAAAATCGGAGAAAGCCCAGCCTCTGATGCCCACCCTGGCCGGGCCACCCCTGAGCGTGGTGATGGCCTGTCGCGGCCAGGCCCAGCACATCGCCGCCAAACACCAGCTGCACGATTGGGGTGTCGATTTTCAGGCAATGGAGCTGCGCGAACTGGAGTTTCGCCTGCGCGAATTACAACGAGACAAATCCGCGCCCGCCTGCCACCTGTTGATCATGGATTTTGTCGGCGAAAATCAGCAGCGCAACATCGCCGATATTCGCCACACCGGTGCCCTGCGCAATATACCCATTGTTGCCCTGACCGATATCCGCAGTAATGCGCGGGCGTCGTGCATGAATACCGGCTTTGACCTGGTGATGTCGCGCCCGCTGACCGGTGACAACTGGAGCACACTGCTCGCACTGGCCGAAGAATTTGCCAACGATCCCAACCAGCGCTGCTCATTGCCCAGCCAGGAGCTGCGCGCGCTGGAGCAGCCCACCGACGTCACCGTCTGGCCAAGTCACGCCCGGGTGCTGGTTGCCGAAGACAACGCCGTCAACCAGGAAGTCATGACCTGCTTACTGCAGGACATGGGGCTGGCCGTAGATATTGTCAGCGATGGCCGCCAGGCAATTCGGGCTCTGGAGAAGGCATCTAACGAGCAACCTTACTCGCTAATTCTGATGGATTGCCAAATGCCAGTGATGGACGGTTACCGGGCCAGTGCGGCCATTCGACACGGCTTGGCCGGCGAGCGTTATCGGGATATTCCCATCATCGCGGTTACCGCCAATGCCATGCAGAGTGACCCCGAGAAATGCGTTCAGGCGGGTATGACCGATTACATCAGCAAGCCCGTCGACCCCAAGGAATTGCGCAGCCGTCTGCAGCAATGGCTGACCCATGAGACCGAAGAGCAGGAGCCCAGCCAACGCCCGGCCGCCGAGGATGGCATTAACACCGTGTGGAAACGCGATGTGGCCCTGGAGAATGTGCTCGGCCAGGAAGCCACCCTGCGCAAACTGGTAGACCTGCTGCTCCAGCGGCTGCCAGACCTGGAGGATAAACTGATGCAGGCCTTTGCCGATGGCGACCGGGAACAGGTTCAGTTTTTTGCCCACTCTATCAAGGGCAGCGCGGGGCAGTTGCACTGCCCCAAACTCTTCGAGGCCGCTGCCGATATCGAACAAATGGCCGGAAAAAACAAACTCGATGCCGCCGCCGACCTGCAGGACTATCTGAGCGATTGCTGCCATGAACTGCTCGAGGTGTTACGCAAGGAAGTGGCCAGCGGCAACGCCGAGAGCGACAGCAAAACCGGGTGA
- a CDS encoding SDR family NAD(P)-dependent oxidoreductase, whose product MPHPPTNLVIGASGAIGSAVAAALAATSHPLITVSRQPTLAIQFDGPHRHLQCDYSSEAIARCAASLNQAALSRVVICNGRLHDNPIWPEKRLEELTSEAMQALFTSNAVVPLQWLQALLPAAKGKQPCVIAALSARIGSIGDNGLGGWYSYRMSKAALNMGLQTAAIEYGRRAKNARLLAFHPGTTDSALSAPFQASVPPEKLFSPDFVAQQLLRAMTETESQPPGAARFVDWQGKTIPW is encoded by the coding sequence ATGCCTCACCCGCCAACAAATCTGGTTATCGGCGCCAGCGGCGCGATCGGCTCGGCCGTGGCCGCCGCGCTGGCTGCAACCTCACACCCGCTGATCACTGTCAGCCGCCAGCCAACGCTGGCCATACAGTTCGACGGCCCCCATCGGCACCTGCAATGCGATTACAGCAGCGAAGCGATTGCCCGCTGCGCTGCAAGTCTGAATCAGGCGGCACTGAGCCGGGTGGTGATCTGCAACGGTCGCCTGCACGACAACCCTATCTGGCCAGAGAAGCGCCTGGAGGAGCTCACCAGCGAAGCCATGCAAGCGCTGTTCACCAGTAATGCCGTGGTGCCCCTGCAGTGGTTGCAAGCTTTGCTGCCCGCCGCCAAAGGGAAACAGCCCTGTGTGATCGCGGCGCTCAGCGCCCGAATCGGCAGCATCGGCGACAATGGCCTGGGCGGCTGGTACAGCTACCGGATGTCCAAAGCCGCGCTCAATATGGGGTTGCAAACGGCAGCCATCGAATATGGTCGGCGGGCAAAGAATGCCCGACTGCTGGCCTTTCACCCCGGCACCACCGACAGCGCACTCTCTGCCCCCTTCCAGGCCTCGGTGCCTCCGGAGAAATTGTTCAGCCCCGACTTTGTCGCGCAGCAATTACTCCGCGCCATGACCGAGACCGAATCCCAGCCCCCCGGCGCGGCCCGCTTTGTAGACTGGCAGGGCAAAACCATTCCCTGGTGA
- a CDS encoding YaiI/YqxD family protein, with protein sequence MQIWVDADACPVVVREILFKAAQRTGVSLTFVANQMVRVPPVANIRSLQVSSGFDVADNEIVRRTEKGDLVITSDIPLAAEVIAKGALALNPRGELYTADTVRSKLNIRDFMDTMRSSGVHTGGSAAYGQREKQAFANQLDRYLARLPKG encoded by the coding sequence ATGCAGATTTGGGTGGACGCCGATGCCTGTCCGGTGGTGGTAAGGGAGATTCTGTTCAAGGCGGCCCAGCGTACCGGGGTATCGCTCACCTTCGTGGCCAACCAGATGGTTCGTGTACCGCCGGTGGCCAATATTCGCAGCCTGCAGGTCAGCTCGGGCTTTGATGTGGCCGACAACGAAATTGTCAGGCGCACCGAAAAGGGCGACCTGGTCATTACCAGTGATATCCCCCTGGCCGCCGAGGTGATTGCCAAGGGCGCTCTGGCCCTGAACCCCCGGGGCGAGCTCTACACCGCCGACACCGTGCGCAGTAAACTGAATATCCGCGACTTTATGGACACCATGCGCAGCAGCGGTGTTCACACTGGCGGCAGCGCCGCCTACGGCCAGCGCGAGAAGCAGGCTTTTGCCAATCAGCTGGATCGTTATTTGGCGCGGTTGCCGAAGGGGTGA